From Paenibacillus sp. PK3_47, the proteins below share one genomic window:
- the sigK gene encoding RNA polymerase sporulation sigma factor SigK: MPGIISTIALLIKELTLLVSYVRNNAFPQPLSEQDESKYLGMMAEGDAKARNLLIEHNLRLVAHIVKKFDNTGEDMEDLISIGTIGLIKAIESYRPNKGTKLATFAARCIENEILMHLRSLKKTRKDVSLHDPIGTDKEGNEITLIDILGSETDDVIKEVDLKIEKSKIYRNLDILDDREKEVVVGRFGLDTGGEERTQREIAKELGISRSYVSRIEKRALMKLYHEFYKAKR; the protein is encoded by the coding sequence TTGCCTGGAATAATTAGCACCATAGCACTGCTGATCAAAGAACTGACGCTGCTGGTATCGTACGTAAGAAACAACGCTTTTCCCCAGCCACTATCAGAGCAGGATGAAAGCAAATACTTAGGGATGATGGCCGAGGGGGACGCTAAGGCACGAAATTTGCTCATTGAGCATAATCTGCGGCTTGTTGCCCATATAGTCAAAAAATTCGACAACACCGGCGAAGACATGGAGGATTTGATCTCCATCGGCACGATTGGATTGATCAAGGCGATTGAAAGTTACCGCCCGAACAAGGGCACGAAGCTCGCCACTTTCGCAGCCAGATGTATAGAGAATGAGATATTGATGCACCTCCGCTCGCTGAAAAAAACCCGTAAAGACGTATCTCTCCACGATCCGATTGGGACAGACAAGGAAGGTAATGAAATCACGCTGATTGACATCCTCGGGTCGGAGACGGACGATGTGATTAAAGAAGTGGATCTGAAGATTGAGAAGAGCAAGATTTACCGGAATCTTGATATATTGGATGACCGGGAGAAGGAAGTTGTGGTCGGGCGATTTGGGCTCGATACAGGCGGGGAAGAGCGGACACAGCGGGAGATTGCGAAGGAGCTGGGGATTTCGCGGAGTTATGTTTCAAGGATAGAGAAGAGGGCGCTGATGAAGCTTTATCATGAGTTTTATAAGGCGAAGCGGTGA
- the sigK gene encoding RNA polymerase sporulation sigma factor SigK: MTSYRVHNLKKFDNTGEDMEDLISIGTIGLIKAIESYRPNKGTKLATFAARCIENEILMHLRSLKKTRKDVSLHDPIGTDKEGNEITLIDILGSETDDVIKEVDLKIEKSKIYRNLDILDDREKEVVVGRFGLDTGGEERTQREIAKELGISRSYVSRIEKRALMKLYHEFYKVKR, translated from the coding sequence ATGACATCGTATCGTGTCCATAATCTCAAAAAGTTCGACAATACAGGGGAAGACATGGAGGACCTGATCTCCATCGGCACCATTGGACTGATTAAGGCAATTGAGAGCTACCGTCCGAATAAGGGAACGAAACTCGCAACGTTCGCGGCCCGATGTATTGAAAACGAAATCCTGATGCATCTTCGCTCGCTGAAAAAGACCCGTAAAGACGTATCTCTCCACGATCCGATCGGGACAGACAAGGAAGGTAATGAAATTACGCTGATTGATATCCTCGGTTCCGAAACGGACGATGTGATTAAAGAAGTGGATCTGAAGATTGAGAAGAGCAAGATATACCGCAATCTTGATATATTGGATGACCGGGAGAAGGAAGTTGTGGTCGGGCGGTTTGGGCTCGATACAGGAGGGGAAGAGCGGACGCAGCGGGAGATTGCGAAGGAGCTGGGGATCTCGCGGAGTTATGTATCAAGGATAGAGAAGAGGGCGCTGATGAAGCTTTATCATGAGTTTTATAAGGTCAAGCGGTGA
- a CDS encoding DNRLRE domain-containing protein, producing the protein MKVIICLLISGFEERRDNLAFFVLVTPKTKYYILGGMFGMQQKKPLSFLLALILLIQLFSGSVFASDNRSFESYPSLANNDLQERSSNEAGSSSLSPDTSSADSNPESINTNDPASVSESVYYKTPVPGKPSPSLELIEKRTSNTKTYQLSEDTYETLISTEALHYQDRSGEWQDISLLLTDEADIVDLLEEPLSKDTLPELQLQAGDSAARMQLNTSIAKLPEDAYRALQVPFDIKINKQFTKGYSVGKGEDRLSFVPISANASKAEALTSEDGSSVIRYVSAWESTYVDLQLIPDGIKETIVLTSPSAPSSFSYEVTSGLGQDLVLGDLQIEPAWLIDEAGTYRDVPQTVRTEGGKTYLDLTPDLAGLTYPVRIDPTVVLRSTNNQTKDTTINAHEPDRNYGDAARLYTGKDTNGNQFRTLLQFDLSQIPEGEYRVIDAYLTMNQTAENQYDSNTEVNLQRITSPWEETSVTWNSQPGYSANVEGEPYAHSLVVGEGAQVFYIKELAEEWLNGLYPNYGLELHADQIAAPNVKKYVSSDTSAQSLHPALTLKYTLPNQTWSGTTSSADSLTSFNQKKIDYTSDGYKWMLVRDGGDFRLDGMKPEENTWFHTNAQELNAANGSMMIDQDDYLHLAYKSADGAIEYVRGTYNAVTHRWNLGTPVVVDVDSSVNYPDLVAHRSVTGGGWNVHIVSSKHNTSTNGALYHRIDISSAGALGTPSAATVLDSGMLGVPTWPSIDFQHTPASVSNGKAVKDGAPHLYVAWNTGAAGDGLGIRYKQASYSGGSWSWHAEQAVDENQYTLTEKDWFLSVYDGSRSVVFGALRNIADHQNLLGYTMQASTRVINFFEGGRQVIYGSGSYDAQGNLYFTGRAGSNGDFVFHKWNRASGSLSLPEFAVPRSGTAFATMKRGDSYGKIELATTNQSGEDPNLYDIEHKISLDTIERQFTQYSYDTASRLKYILLHSGDGIDFTYDAAGNLIKRRLDEQPDTNGTNLLINGGFEITEQTPGTSPEETDPNYGWKTYAEPASSADFQHVDSPVSRGNKAYKLQISQLPEYKSDFVYQTIGVNDNQPFRLSGKIFKEALHQASAVLAVEFLTEDLAILGSYEQESAGTSSSYETLQKQGRIPKGTVYAKVYVKVKALGANASGTIYADQIKLEYVDGNLLNNPGLERTKDNTIVEWGSSIGRGITATITADSDAYEGSKALKIAATGIPTAAYAYINQTKGIGAGEAYSLSAAFKATELTNARGVMVVQIMDQNGGQLEWKEVTGDTVGDYQTITLNGTAPAGAVEYLFWN; encoded by the coding sequence GTGAAGGTAATTATTTGTTTATTAATATCAGGATTTGAAGAAAGGAGGGATAATTTAGCTTTTTTTGTATTAGTAACACCAAAAACAAAATATTACATATTAGGAGGAATGTTCGGTATGCAGCAAAAGAAGCCCCTTTCTTTTTTGCTAGCATTAATTTTGTTGATCCAGCTTTTTTCCGGATCTGTCTTTGCATCTGACAATCGCTCGTTTGAATCCTATCCATCCTTAGCCAACAATGATCTGCAGGAGAGATCTAGTAACGAAGCCGGCAGCTCCTCTTTGTCCCCTGATACTTCATCAGCAGATTCTAATCCAGAGTCGATAAACACAAATGACCCAGCTTCAGTTTCCGAATCGGTCTATTACAAAACACCGGTTCCCGGTAAACCATCACCCTCGCTTGAATTAATTGAAAAACGTACCTCTAACACTAAAACCTATCAGCTCTCCGAAGACACCTATGAGACCCTCATCAGCACCGAAGCTCTCCACTATCAGGATCGCAGCGGAGAATGGCAGGATATTTCCCTTCTACTTACCGATGAGGCAGATATCGTTGATCTGCTGGAAGAGCCATTATCCAAAGACACACTTCCTGAGCTCCAACTGCAGGCAGGAGATTCTGCAGCTAGAATGCAACTGAATACAAGCATTGCCAAACTGCCTGAAGATGCCTACCGGGCCTTACAGGTTCCCTTTGACATTAAAATCAATAAACAATTTACAAAAGGGTACTCCGTAGGCAAGGGGGAGGATCGTCTATCCTTTGTACCGATAAGTGCTAATGCATCCAAAGCCGAAGCATTGACGAGTGAAGATGGAAGCTCTGTCATCCGCTACGTATCTGCTTGGGAGTCTACTTATGTCGACCTGCAGTTGATTCCAGACGGCATTAAAGAGACGATCGTCCTGACTTCTCCGTCGGCGCCTTCCTCTTTTAGCTATGAGGTTACCTCAGGTCTTGGACAAGATCTGGTGCTTGGTGACCTTCAAATTGAGCCGGCATGGCTAATCGATGAAGCAGGGACCTACCGTGATGTTCCGCAGACCGTTCGGACAGAAGGCGGTAAAACCTATCTGGATCTTACTCCAGACCTTGCCGGTTTGACTTACCCGGTTCGTATCGACCCGACCGTTGTACTGCGTTCTACCAATAATCAGACCAAAGACACGACGATTAATGCCCATGAACCGGACCGGAACTATGGTGATGCTGCCCGGCTGTATACCGGCAAGGATACAAACGGCAACCAATTCCGCACTCTGCTTCAATTTGATCTGAGCCAGATTCCGGAGGGGGAATACCGCGTTATTGATGCCTATCTCACCATGAATCAAACCGCAGAGAATCAATATGATTCCAACACGGAAGTCAATCTGCAGCGTATTACGAGTCCATGGGAAGAAACCTCAGTGACCTGGAACTCGCAGCCTGGTTATTCGGCAAATGTAGAAGGAGAGCCGTATGCCCATTCACTCGTCGTTGGAGAAGGAGCTCAAGTTTTTTACATTAAGGAGCTTGCGGAAGAATGGCTCAATGGCCTTTATCCGAACTATGGTTTGGAACTCCATGCAGATCAAATTGCTGCGCCGAATGTAAAAAAATATGTGTCTTCCGATACGAGTGCTCAGTCGCTGCACCCTGCATTAACCCTGAAATATACGCTGCCCAATCAGACCTGGAGCGGCACGACATCCAGCGCAGATTCACTGACTTCCTTTAATCAGAAAAAGATTGATTATACCTCTGACGGATACAAGTGGATGCTGGTTCGTGACGGCGGAGACTTCCGTCTGGATGGGATGAAGCCGGAGGAAAATACCTGGTTCCATACGAATGCCCAAGAGTTGAATGCAGCAAACGGTTCCATGATGATTGACCAGGATGATTACCTGCACTTGGCTTATAAATCGGCAGATGGAGCAATTGAATATGTTCGTGGTACCTATAATGCCGTTACCCACCGCTGGAATCTTGGAACACCCGTTGTCGTGGACGTGGATTCTTCCGTAAATTATCCGGACCTCGTCGCACATCGCTCTGTTACAGGCGGTGGATGGAACGTTCATATTGTGAGTTCCAAGCACAACACTTCAACAAATGGTGCGCTGTATCACCGGATCGATATTTCATCTGCCGGAGCCTTGGGGACGCCTAGTGCAGCGACTGTGCTGGATAGCGGTATGCTCGGAGTGCCGACATGGCCTTCTATTGACTTCCAGCATACTCCTGCCTCTGTAAGCAACGGTAAAGCTGTCAAGGACGGAGCACCGCATTTATATGTTGCTTGGAATACAGGCGCAGCAGGTGACGGACTTGGCATCCGCTATAAACAGGCTTCTTACAGCGGTGGAAGCTGGAGCTGGCATGCCGAGCAGGCAGTGGATGAAAACCAATATACGCTCACAGAAAAAGACTGGTTCCTTAGCGTATACGATGGCAGCCGTTCTGTAGTGTTTGGGGCGCTCCGCAATATCGCGGACCACCAGAATCTGCTTGGTTACACCATGCAGGCTTCCACAAGAGTCATTAATTTCTTTGAAGGCGGAAGACAGGTCATTTATGGATCCGGAAGCTATGATGCTCAGGGGAATTTGTACTTTACCGGCCGTGCGGGAAGTAACGGAGATTTTGTTTTTCATAAATGGAACCGTGCGTCTGGATCGTTATCTTTGCCTGAATTTGCCGTGCCGCGTAGCGGAACAGCATTTGCGACGATGAAGCGCGGAGACAGCTATGGCAAGATCGAGCTCGCTACCACCAATCAGTCTGGTGAAGACCCGAATCTGTACGATATTGAACATAAAATTAGCCTGGATACCATTGAACGGCAATTTACTCAGTATTCGTATGATACCGCCTCCAGACTTAAATATATTTTGCTCCACAGCGGGGATGGCATTGATTTTACTTATGATGCCGCTGGTAATCTAATCAAACGTCGATTGGATGAGCAGCCCGACACTAACGGAACGAATCTGTTAATCAACGGTGGATTCGAGATTACAGAACAGACCCCAGGGACATCACCGGAGGAAACTGATCCGAACTACGGATGGAAGACGTATGCTGAGCCAGCAAGTAGTGCGGACTTCCAGCATGTAGACTCACCTGTGAGCCGGGGGAATAAAGCTTATAAACTGCAGATCAGTCAGCTGCCGGAATACAAGAGTGATTTTGTGTATCAAACAATCGGTGTTAACGATAATCAGCCGTTCCGCTTGAGTGGAAAAATTTTTAAAGAGGCACTACACCAAGCTTCAGCAGTGCTGGCGGTCGAATTTTTAACAGAAGACCTCGCGATACTTGGCAGCTACGAACAGGAGTCGGCAGGTACATCTTCTTCCTATGAAACATTGCAGAAACAGGGGCGGATTCCTAAAGGTACTGTATACGCTAAAGTGTATGTGAAGGTTAAAGCGCTTGGAGCAAATGCTTCCGGTACCATTTATGCAGATCAGATCAAACTGGAGTATGTAGATGGTAATCTGCTGAACAATCCTGGTTTAGAACGGACGAAAGATAATACTATTGTAGAATGGGGATCATCGATCGGAAGAGGAATTACGGCAACGATTACAGCTGATTCAGATGCTTATGAAGGCAGCAAAGCACTGAAAATAGCCGCTACCGGCATTCCGACTGCAGCGTATGCGTATATCAACCAAACAAAAGGTATCGGAGCAGGAGAAGCCTATTCCTTAAGTGCAGCCTTTAAGGCTACAGAACTGACCAATGCTAGAGGCGTAATGGTTGTTCAAATTATGGATCAAAATGGCGGCCAGCTGGAATGGAAAGAAGTCACGGGAGATACAGTAGGTGACTACCAAACGATAACCCTAAATGGAACTGCTCCAGCAGGAGCGGTTGAATATTTATTTTGGAATTAA